The nucleotide sequence ACTTTAAGTTCAGGCTGTTAATAATGATAAAGGTAAAGGGAACAAAGAGCACAGCCCAAAGTTCGGTATGCATAGGCGTTAAAAAGACCCAGTTACCAACCAAAATATGAATAAGTTTTCTTGGTACCTCGGAATCTTTTCTTGTAAACTTTGACACCAATGCCGATAAAAATAAAACAAAAAAAATATACAAAAATGAAATTAAAATTAACCAAATATTTTTCATTTCAAATCCTCCAAAATTAAATATGGTTGATTAACTTTGCCTCAACTATGACTGCTTTTCTTATATGTTCAGGTGTATAGCATCTTTTTGTAAAGCAATTATATGAAGCTTCTCTTACTGCATCAGCAATTCCTCGATACATCATTGCTGCGGCAAAAACAATTGCGGCACAATCAGGATGAAAGTAAGAAAGTTTTTTTTCAAATGAAGCATAGTAGCCGTCGGCAATAGAAGCAAGCTTTTCCCAAAGTGAAATAAACTTTTTGGGGATAAGATCTTCAATTCTTTCTTCACTACTATACTTGGAAAGAGTTTCGAGTTCCTTTCTCGTAATGCCGTATTTTTCCAGCAAGGAAGCCGGAAGATAAACCTTATTTTTTTCTCGCAAATCCTCCCCCACATCCCGCAAAATATTTGTAATCTGCATTGCTATTCCAAGCTCTTCACAAGACTTAACAAAATCTTCATCCATATCTTTCTCTGAACGTACCAAAAAGGGAATCATCATAAGGCCTACCGAACCTGCAACAAGACGGCAGTATTCT is from Treponema denticola and encodes:
- a CDS encoding phytoene/squalene synthase family protein; translated protein: MKAEKIMKEKAVTFYQAFSNLPPERFKGVTAVYAFCRYADDLVDKHMIDRDEKTILKSLFDLENAVKFIYSNEKGSYSDKNPVLQEDWWPAFEHTVKKINISSKGFFMQINGQRMDLSSNDIKTFDEFIEYCRLVAGSVGLMMIPFLVRSEKDMDEDFVKSCEELGIAMQITNILRDVGEDLREKNKVYLPASLLEKYGITRKELETLSKYSSEERIEDLIPKKFISLWEKLASIADGYYASFEKKLSYFHPDCAAIVFAAAMMYRGIADAVREASYNCFTKRCYTPEHIRKAVIVEAKLINHI